Proteins encoded by one window of Enterococcus saccharolyticus subsp. saccharolyticus:
- the mprF gene encoding bifunctional lysylphosphatidylglycerol flippase/synthetase MprF, producing the protein MKKISQWVVQHKTLLKTLFVAILSIIVSAELLSIAKTISFEQLATLFKETPIWRIFAMVLIGLLAILPMSGYDFTLKKMLQLDYKPLYILETSWVINTINNIAGFGGLVSMGLRSEFYGKKASKEIFSALTKILLFVLSGLSIYSFISFAAIHFFHANDYLKQYWPWLVGGSLYFPVLYFVTGLKKGGLLGGLERKFRMALLASSFLEWTGVVVSFLSIGYLLGVSFSIWEVLPLFIAAIIIGIVSMIPGALGSFDVMMILGLSALGIEREVVVLWLLLFRICYYGIPVGIGMIFFFKHIFKNFDEKYEGIPKQLTLEIFHKVEAGLLYFSGIMMVLLATVPQAFTDFPWLSHLNPFRFHIVVQFPSILLGFTLLIMGRGIAAQVKRAYWPTILLISTAIIYSFVIDFSFITIFYLICLLVIVIVSKSELTREQFVYSWEWLTIDGIVFGALTMLYLIIGVFQLPELPHRSHRFMSFFLLPSEKIWLSGFVVISVVAACMLLLVRYLQGPKKKIAEDVNHTDVQTILETYGGNSDSELVFLEDKSVFIYRNEDEPTVFLQFSTINDKCVVMGDPSGKPEDFADAVDAFIQEADRWCYLPVFYEAREEMVMILHDFGYDFIKMGEEALVDLDTFTTSGKKMRGTRAVLNKIKKEGYYFDVLQPPFSNETMAALQDISEEWLDGRKERGFSLGFFSETYLQRNPIAVVKNAEDEIVSFANIIPSYTKEIGTIDLMRHHPTKAPSGSMDFLFIHLFEYMKEEHIQYFDLGMAPLANVGQSRKSFLQERIASLVYSFGSHFYSFQGLRDYKEKYASQWISRYTLYSRDSWIAYVMIALLILDNKPIDHDSK; encoded by the coding sequence TTGAAAAAGATTAGTCAATGGGTCGTCCAACACAAGACCTTATTAAAAACACTTTTTGTTGCTATTTTGTCTATTATTGTCAGCGCCGAGCTCTTATCAATTGCAAAAACTATTTCATTTGAGCAATTAGCAACACTCTTTAAAGAAACACCAATTTGGCGGATTTTCGCGATGGTACTCATTGGGTTATTAGCTATTTTACCAATGTCTGGATATGATTTCACATTAAAAAAAATGCTGCAACTGGACTATAAACCACTTTATATTTTAGAAACAAGTTGGGTCATTAATACGATTAACAACATCGCCGGTTTCGGTGGTTTAGTCAGTATGGGTTTACGTTCAGAATTTTACGGAAAAAAAGCGAGCAAAGAAATTTTTAGTGCGTTAACAAAGATTTTATTGTTTGTCTTATCTGGACTCTCTATTTATAGTTTTATTTCGTTTGCAGCCATTCATTTTTTCCATGCCAATGATTACTTGAAACAATACTGGCCTTGGTTAGTCGGTGGTAGCCTTTATTTTCCGGTGCTTTATTTTGTTACTGGTTTAAAAAAAGGAGGATTATTAGGAGGACTTGAACGGAAATTCCGAATGGCATTGCTCGCCTCTTCCTTTTTAGAATGGACAGGTGTCGTTGTTAGTTTCTTAAGTATTGGTTATTTATTAGGTGTTTCGTTTTCAATTTGGGAAGTTTTACCGTTGTTTATTGCTGCTATTATTATCGGGATTGTTTCGATGATTCCTGGTGCATTAGGTAGTTTCGACGTCATGATGATTTTAGGCTTATCTGCTTTAGGGATTGAGCGTGAAGTAGTGGTCTTATGGTTATTATTATTCCGTATTTGTTATTACGGGATTCCTGTAGGAATCGGGATGATTTTCTTCTTTAAACATATCTTCAAAAACTTTGACGAGAAATATGAAGGGATTCCGAAACAGTTAACTTTAGAGATTTTCCATAAAGTAGAGGCTGGTTTGCTGTATTTTTCCGGAATTATGATGGTCCTTTTAGCAACTGTCCCCCAAGCATTCACAGATTTCCCATGGTTAAGTCATTTGAATCCTTTTCGTTTTCATATTGTGGTGCAATTTCCTAGTATTTTATTAGGCTTTACACTTTTAATTATGGGACGCGGTATTGCCGCTCAGGTCAAACGCGCCTATTGGCCAACGATTTTATTAATCAGTACGGCTATTATCTATTCATTTGTGATTGATTTTAGTTTTATTACTATTTTTTATCTGATTTGCTTGTTAGTCATTGTGATTGTTTCCAAATCGGAATTAACACGGGAACAGTTTGTCTACTCTTGGGAATGGTTGACCATTGATGGGATTGTTTTTGGGGCACTCACAATGTTGTATCTGATTATCGGTGTCTTCCAGTTACCTGAACTGCCTCATCGCTCCCATCGCTTTATGAGTTTTTTCTTGCTCCCTTCTGAAAAAATTTGGTTGTCTGGTTTTGTAGTCATTAGTGTCGTTGCTGCGTGTATGTTATTGCTCGTTCGTTACTTACAAGGACCGAAGAAAAAAATTGCTGAAGATGTTAACCACACAGATGTACAAACAATTCTCGAAACTTATGGTGGCAATAGCGATAGTGAATTAGTCTTTTTAGAAGATAAGTCCGTCTTTATTTATCGCAACGAAGACGAACCGACTGTCTTTTTACAATTTAGTACAATCAATGATAAATGTGTGGTTATGGGTGATCCGTCTGGTAAGCCTGAAGACTTTGCTGATGCTGTAGACGCCTTTATTCAAGAAGCTGATCGTTGGTGTTATCTCCCTGTCTTCTATGAAGCACGAGAAGAAATGGTCATGATTTTACACGATTTCGGCTATGATTTTATTAAAATGGGGGAAGAAGCACTGGTAGATTTAGACACATTTACAACGTCTGGTAAAAAAATGCGTGGTACGCGTGCGGTATTAAATAAAATCAAAAAAGAAGGGTACTATTTTGATGTCTTACAGCCACCCTTTTCAAATGAAACCATGGCCGCTTTACAAGATATCTCCGAAGAATGGCTAGATGGGCGGAAAGAACGAGGCTTTTCACTAGGCTTTTTCTCAGAAACCTATTTGCAACGTAACCCTATTGCGGTCGTAAAAAATGCCGAAGATGAGATTGTCTCTTTTGCGAATATTATTCCAAGTTATACCAAAGAAATTGGGACTATCGATTTAATGCGACACCATCCAACCAAAGCACCTTCGGGTAGTATGGACTTCTTATTTATTCATTTATTTGAATACATGAAAGAAGAACACATTCAATATTTTGATTTGGGTATGGCCCCTTTAGCAAATGTCGGACAGTCACGCAAAAGTTTTTTACAAGAGCGAATTGCCTCACTGGTTTATTCGTTCGGTAGTCATTTTTATTCTTTCCAAGGATTACGTGACTATAAAGAAAAATATGCCAGCCAATGGATTTCCCGTTATACTTTGTATTCTCGAGATAGTTGGATTGCCTATGTCATGATTGCTTTATTGATTTTAGACAATAAACCGATTGACCACGATTCAAAATAA
- a CDS encoding alpha/beta fold hydrolase produces the protein MESKKRYLEAADGSLLFYEIYGQGFPLFLLHGNNNDGTYFHYQIQSFMQQFQVFVLDSRGQGHSTNTAKHMTFQQMAADLNTIMEHEHISCANILGFSDGANIAMVFAHTYPEKVNRMVLNAGNTKVTGLKNYWIVLTYLQYFLYWILSFLFERAREKRPIIGLMIHDIGLSQQDLTAINTPTLVIVGKHDDIKLKHTLMIVNQLPNAKFVLVPKQGHTLARKDATNFNREVLSFLGGEKIEKD, from the coding sequence ATGGAAAGTAAAAAACGGTACTTAGAAGCAGCTGACGGTAGCCTACTCTTTTACGAAATTTATGGACAAGGTTTCCCACTTTTTTTATTGCATGGCAACAACAACGATGGCACCTACTTCCATTACCAAATTCAAAGTTTTATGCAACAATTTCAAGTATTTGTCTTAGATAGTCGTGGGCAAGGGCATTCGACAAATACGGCCAAACACATGACCTTCCAACAAATGGCAGCAGACCTAAATACAATCATGGAACATGAACATATCTCTTGCGCAAATATTTTAGGCTTTAGCGATGGCGCAAATATCGCGATGGTGTTTGCACATACGTATCCGGAAAAAGTCAATCGAATGGTTTTAAATGCAGGAAATACGAAAGTCACTGGCTTAAAAAATTATTGGATTGTCTTGACGTATTTGCAATATTTTCTTTATTGGATACTGTCATTTTTATTTGAACGTGCGCGAGAAAAACGACCGATTATCGGTTTGATGATTCATGATATTGGATTGAGTCAACAAGATTTAACAGCAATTAACACACCAACATTGGTTATTGTAGGCAAGCATGATGATATTAAATTGAAGCACACACTCATGATTGTCAATCAACTCCCCAATGCGAAATTTGTCCTTGTACCCAAACAAGGTCATACGTTGGCAAGGAAAGATGCCACCAATTTCAATCGAGAAGTTCTTTCATTTTTAGGAGGGGAAAAAATTGAAAAAGATTAG
- a CDS encoding lysozyme family protein, which produces MKLKKKSWIRYFFRIVLLVLLIVGSYFVYRNYRILKQVHQYDTQVQAAVEAQGIPEYKDLVLSIIFTETKGLGDDPMQSSESTHGQPNQITESDRSIEQGVSYLSEAIEKSEEADTDLWTAVQAYNFGLEYIDYVADNSGKNTLELAENYSRDVLSPLLGNDNQTMYRYIGVHSFIYNGGYLYHNGGNLFYAELVKLNEQKIKWTNFLFE; this is translated from the coding sequence ATGAAATTAAAAAAGAAGTCTTGGATTCGTTATTTTTTTCGAATCGTTTTATTAGTACTACTCATAGTTGGTAGTTATTTTGTCTATCGTAATTATCGCATTTTAAAACAAGTGCATCAGTATGATACACAAGTGCAAGCTGCGGTAGAAGCACAAGGAATTCCTGAATATAAAGATTTAGTGTTAAGCATTATTTTTACAGAAACAAAAGGTTTGGGCGATGATCCAATGCAAAGCTCTGAAAGTACACATGGACAACCCAATCAAATTACTGAATCAGACCGTAGCATTGAACAAGGGGTTAGTTACCTTTCTGAAGCCATTGAAAAATCAGAAGAAGCTGACACGGATCTTTGGACGGCGGTTCAGGCCTATAATTTTGGTTTAGAGTATATTGATTATGTGGCAGACAATAGTGGGAAAAATACGTTAGAATTGGCAGAGAATTATTCACGAGATGTCTTGTCTCCGTTGTTAGGAAATGATAATCAGACGATGTACCGCTATATTGGCGTACATTCTTTTATTTACAATGGCGGTTATTTATATCATAATGGGGGCAACTTGTTTTATGCAGAACTAGTTAAATTAAACGAGCAAAAAATTAAATGGACCAATTTTTTGTTTGAATAA
- a CDS encoding DUF368 domain-containing protein, whose amino-acid sequence MENRSHNTKSGGTDWILRFVKGMFIGSGFILPGVSGGALAAIFGIYERIISFLAHITKNFKENVLYFIPVGLGGITGVFLLSFAVSFLLGTYETIILWFFVGCIIGTVPALWKEAGKKGRSNRDVVIMIVSFIAGFLFLWQGSSLFSEVPQNFWTWVIAGGLIGLGMIVPGLSPSNFLVYMGMYKAMSDGIKTVDLGVIIPIAIGGLVTVLGLSRVMDYIFSKAYAQLFHFILGVVFASTVMIIPTNYAGFTAMNFVMCGVLCLAGIALGAWMSRLEEQYK is encoded by the coding sequence ATGGAAAACAGAAGTCACAACACAAAAAGCGGTGGAACAGACTGGATTTTGCGCTTTGTGAAAGGCATGTTCATCGGCTCAGGATTTATTTTGCCAGGAGTTAGTGGAGGAGCATTAGCTGCTATTTTCGGAATTTACGAACGAATCATTTCATTTTTGGCCCATATTACAAAAAACTTTAAAGAAAATGTTTTATATTTTATCCCAGTTGGTTTAGGTGGGATTACTGGCGTTTTCTTATTATCTTTTGCAGTGAGCTTCTTATTAGGAACCTATGAAACAATCATTCTTTGGTTCTTTGTCGGTTGTATCATTGGAACAGTACCTGCACTTTGGAAAGAAGCTGGGAAAAAAGGTCGTTCCAACCGTGATGTCGTAATTATGATTGTCAGTTTTATTGCTGGTTTTCTTTTTTTATGGCAAGGATCAAGTCTTTTCTCTGAAGTCCCACAAAATTTCTGGACATGGGTTATTGCTGGCGGGTTAATTGGTTTAGGAATGATTGTTCCTGGATTAAGTCCTTCGAATTTCTTAGTATATATGGGCATGTATAAAGCAATGTCTGATGGGATTAAAACAGTTGATTTAGGCGTGATTATTCCGATTGCTATTGGAGGGCTGGTCACTGTTTTAGGGTTATCTCGTGTAATGGATTATATTTTTAGTAAAGCTTATGCGCAATTATTCCATTTCATTTTAGGGGTCGTATTTGCATCAACTGTCATGATTATTCCAACAAATTATGCTGGCTTTACAGCAATGAATTTTGTGATGTGTGGTGTATTATGTTTGGCTGGTATTGCATTAGGTGCATGGATGAGCCGTTTAGAAGAACAATATAAATAA
- the dnaG gene encoding DNA primase: MARIPQHVIDDVRSRTNIVEVIGQYVQLKKSGSKNYTGLCPFHNEKTPSFSVAEDKQFYYCFGCGRGGNVFSFVQELEGVSFSEAVVKVAEIENIPVAENYRQAPQTNPESSKAQQLIALHEKASEVYHHMLVHTTAGQEALDYLLKRGLTEELIEEFQIGFAPNQRAFLERIFQNESLDAKYFAESGLFVERDDGLADRFYQRIMFPIRNFQGKTIGFSGRWLQTEAFPGENQPKYLNSPETSLFNKREVLFNFDKARSTIRKEGSVFLFEGFMDVLAAWQSGIQNGIASMGTSLTNQQIAAIERVSKELILCYDGDNAGIEATNRGIELLQEHSHLNLTIVSVPERLDPDEYVRKYGSEAFYELAYHGRETVFSFKMNYRKQHRNLANEKEQLEYVQELLQDLLQVDSLLEQDRYLTQLSTEFQISRETLQQQLRQFKQARRNEARTPTHVEPEQIPLPPPSVVRKTQLEKAEELLLYRLFNEESFNRRFKSLELTFAHEKYQELYVLFDAYVEMEGEFVVAKFLDFLKNEQMKQLVITIARLNVPEESTEQEFQDLVRIIQTSSIVEEINKKRIQQQEASQKGNQQLELELAVEIINLTKQLKQAK, translated from the coding sequence GTGGCAAGAATCCCACAACACGTGATTGATGATGTTCGTAGTCGTACGAATATTGTTGAAGTAATTGGACAGTATGTTCAATTAAAAAAATCTGGTAGTAAAAATTACACTGGTTTATGTCCGTTTCATAACGAAAAAACACCCTCATTTTCAGTAGCTGAAGATAAACAATTTTATTATTGTTTTGGTTGCGGACGAGGGGGTAACGTCTTTAGTTTTGTTCAAGAATTAGAAGGCGTTTCTTTTAGTGAAGCTGTTGTTAAAGTAGCTGAAATAGAGAATATTCCAGTTGCTGAAAATTATCGACAAGCGCCACAGACCAATCCAGAATCATCAAAAGCACAACAATTAATCGCGTTGCATGAAAAGGCAAGTGAAGTCTATCATCATATGCTCGTTCATACAACGGCTGGACAAGAAGCTCTAGATTATTTATTGAAACGAGGATTGACGGAAGAACTGATTGAAGAATTTCAAATTGGTTTTGCGCCGAATCAACGTGCGTTTTTAGAACGTATTTTTCAAAATGAATCGTTAGACGCTAAATATTTTGCTGAGTCAGGGTTATTTGTTGAAAGAGATGATGGACTAGCTGATCGTTTTTACCAGCGAATTATGTTTCCTATTCGTAATTTCCAAGGAAAAACAATTGGATTTTCAGGTCGGTGGTTACAAACAGAAGCATTTCCCGGTGAAAATCAACCCAAGTATTTAAACAGTCCAGAAACAAGTTTATTTAATAAACGTGAGGTATTATTTAACTTTGATAAAGCACGTAGCACGATTCGTAAAGAAGGTTCAGTCTTTTTATTTGAAGGCTTTATGGATGTTTTGGCTGCCTGGCAATCAGGAATTCAAAACGGTATTGCCTCAATGGGAACCAGTTTAACCAATCAACAAATTGCTGCGATTGAACGCGTATCAAAAGAATTGATTCTTTGCTATGATGGCGATAACGCAGGGATTGAAGCGACCAATCGTGGGATTGAACTGTTGCAAGAACATAGTCATCTTAATTTAACGATTGTCAGTGTTCCAGAACGTTTGGACCCCGATGAATATGTCCGTAAATACGGAAGTGAGGCTTTTTATGAGCTAGCGTATCATGGACGTGAGACGGTCTTTTCATTTAAAATGAACTATCGCAAACAGCATCGTAATCTCGCAAATGAAAAAGAACAATTAGAATATGTCCAAGAGTTATTACAGGATTTGTTGCAAGTTGATTCCTTACTTGAGCAAGATCGGTATCTGACACAATTATCTACAGAGTTCCAAATTAGTCGTGAAACCTTGCAGCAACAATTACGGCAATTTAAACAAGCCCGTCGAAATGAAGCAAGAACACCGACACATGTTGAACCTGAGCAAATCCCGTTGCCACCACCTAGTGTTGTTCGTAAAACACAGCTGGAAAAAGCAGAAGAATTACTTTTGTATCGATTATTTAATGAGGAATCATTCAATCGTCGGTTTAAAAGCTTAGAATTAACATTCGCTCATGAAAAATACCAAGAACTTTATGTCCTTTTTGACGCTTACGTTGAAATGGAAGGCGAATTTGTTGTTGCCAAGTTCCTTGATTTTCTTAAAAATGAGCAAATGAAACAATTAGTCATTACAATTGCCAGACTCAATGTTCCTGAAGAAAGTACGGAACAAGAGTTTCAAGACCTTGTACGGATTATCCAAACGTCAAGCATTGTTGAAGAAATAAATAAAAAACGAATTCAGCAACAAGAAGCTAGTCAAAAAGGAAATCAGCAATTGGAATTGGAATTGGCAGTTGAAATAATAAATCTTACCAAGCAATTGAAACAAGCCAAATAG
- the rpoD gene encoding RNA polymerase sigma factor RpoD: protein MAETNKTYEKAVAEFIRANKPKGQVIYDELSNQLATPYSLDADGMDKLIQKVEDAGISVVDENGEPSVHSLKTTEKKAPEQAQEDLSAPTGVKINDPVRMYLKEIGRVPLLTAEEEVELALKIEEGDQEAKQRLAEANLRLVVSIAKRYVGRGMQFLDLIQEGNMGLMKAVEKFDYRKGFKFSTYATWWIRQAITRAIADQARTIRIPVHMVETINKLIRIQRQLLQDLGREPTPEEIGAEMDLPTEKVREILKIAQEPVSLETPIGEEDDSHLGDFIEDQEATSPAEHAAYELLKEQLEDVLDTLTDREENVLRLRFGIDDGRTRTLEEVGKVFGVTRERIRQIEAKALRKLRHPSRSKQLKDFLE from the coding sequence ATGGCAGAAACAAACAAAACATATGAAAAAGCAGTTGCCGAATTTATCCGCGCAAACAAACCTAAAGGACAAGTTATCTATGATGAATTGTCAAACCAATTAGCCACACCTTACTCACTAGATGCGGACGGAATGGACAAGTTAATCCAAAAAGTTGAAGACGCTGGTATTAGTGTCGTTGATGAAAATGGAGAACCATCTGTTCACAGTCTAAAAACAACTGAGAAAAAAGCACCCGAACAAGCACAGGAAGATTTATCTGCGCCAACTGGTGTAAAAATTAACGATCCAGTTCGCATGTACTTAAAAGAAATCGGACGCGTGCCATTATTGACTGCTGAAGAAGAAGTTGAGTTAGCCCTAAAAATCGAAGAAGGCGATCAAGAAGCAAAACAACGTCTAGCGGAAGCGAACTTACGTTTAGTTGTAAGTATTGCCAAACGTTATGTCGGACGCGGCATGCAATTTCTTGATTTAATTCAAGAAGGAAACATGGGCTTGATGAAAGCCGTTGAAAAATTTGATTACCGCAAAGGATTCAAATTCTCTACGTATGCAACATGGTGGATTCGCCAAGCGATTACGCGTGCCATTGCAGACCAAGCAAGAACCATTCGTATTCCTGTCCACATGGTGGAAACAATTAATAAATTGATTCGTATCCAACGTCAATTACTACAAGACTTAGGAAGAGAACCGACACCAGAAGAAATTGGGGCAGAAATGGACTTACCAACTGAAAAAGTTCGTGAGATTCTAAAAATCGCACAAGAACCTGTTTCATTAGAAACGCCAATTGGTGAAGAAGATGATTCTCATTTAGGAGATTTTATCGAAGACCAAGAAGCAACAAGTCCAGCAGAACACGCTGCTTATGAATTGTTAAAAGAACAATTAGAGGATGTTTTAGATACATTAACAGACCGTGAAGAAAATGTTTTACGTCTACGTTTCGGAATTGATGATGGACGTACACGTACATTGGAAGAAGTCGGTAAAGTATTTGGTGTAACGAGAGAACGTATTCGCCAAATCGAAGCGAAAGCGTTAAGAAAATTACGCCATCCATCTCGTTCAAAACAATTGAAAGACTTTTTAGAATAA
- a CDS encoding cell division site-positioning protein MapZ family protein, translating to MNKCPHCEFELIADQKFCPNCGAKLIDDIATKPENDNIKWSDYQDVPIESVIEHFSELHDGNDEEETDEFADNPILAEYIRKHKDDYKDENPTEEETVTESAEPSSEPEKEEEVPVEETSDPEPIIPVVNEVPEEDIVEEPTVEETPTEEEPEEPKVAPVVAPIIDPIPTPEPEVKPEPKEEKAPVKNPEPPKKSKKKYWLTAAALVVIAGGAWMYYDNQQKEKAEAARQEQLRVETAVARIESELDNFYLDQDEQFIVPGKTAADVEKLMKELEEYSSEPKYKELRDKGQKLQVKIAVLDQINSHFTEPIVVGDELKENVHVKDGDAVDMALLTDETPFSKLINEAIKKGKEEFKALQETGKAVQALTTSDSNEQLSDSVTRKDYEDTKEKVDKLFDGAEKKAFIAQLEKVDKALVEREAAEKEQAEQQAEQPAQTEQPQAQAEPEVPVQEQTPTTPQYSEGSEILGPNTPKNSNNEPIISSRQSDIDDANNPAWNWAPGIYDKVINESIKRGYIVEGGFYVERVRIENGEGYYNLYATSNKSSLLKGTPESALPMYLFTINAKTGFFRGNGSN from the coding sequence ATGAATAAATGTCCACATTGCGAATTTGAATTAATCGCCGATCAGAAATTTTGTCCCAATTGCGGCGCTAAATTAATTGATGATATCGCGACAAAACCAGAAAATGATAATATTAAATGGTCCGACTATCAAGATGTCCCTATTGAGTCAGTTATCGAGCATTTCTCTGAATTGCATGACGGAAATGATGAGGAAGAAACTGATGAATTTGCAGACAATCCAATTTTAGCTGAATATATTCGTAAACATAAAGACGATTATAAAGATGAGAATCCGACTGAGGAAGAAACAGTAACAGAATCAGCTGAACCTTCATCAGAACCAGAAAAAGAGGAAGAAGTACCAGTCGAAGAAACCAGTGATCCAGAACCGATTATTCCTGTTGTAAATGAAGTACCAGAAGAAGATATCGTAGAAGAACCAACTGTAGAAGAGACCCCTACAGAAGAAGAACCGGAAGAACCAAAAGTAGCACCTGTTGTTGCACCGATTATTGATCCAATACCAACACCAGAGCCAGAAGTTAAACCGGAACCAAAAGAAGAAAAGGCACCCGTGAAAAACCCAGAACCGCCAAAGAAATCCAAGAAAAAATATTGGTTGACAGCAGCTGCACTAGTTGTTATTGCTGGTGGTGCATGGATGTATTACGACAATCAACAAAAAGAAAAAGCAGAAGCTGCACGTCAAGAACAATTACGTGTTGAAACAGCTGTTGCACGGATTGAGAGTGAATTGGATAATTTTTATCTTGATCAAGACGAACAATTTATTGTCCCTGGAAAAACAGCAGCAGATGTCGAAAAATTAATGAAAGAATTGGAAGAGTATTCTTCTGAACCAAAATACAAAGAATTACGTGATAAAGGGCAAAAATTACAAGTAAAAATTGCTGTTCTTGATCAAATCAATAGTCATTTTACAGAACCAATTGTCGTAGGCGATGAACTGAAAGAAAATGTTCATGTCAAAGATGGCGATGCAGTTGACATGGCATTATTAACTGATGAAACGCCTTTTTCTAAGTTAATCAATGAAGCAATTAAAAAAGGTAAAGAAGAATTCAAAGCGTTACAAGAGACAGGCAAAGCTGTTCAAGCATTAACTACAAGCGATAGCAATGAACAATTAAGTGATTCTGTCACGCGAAAAGATTATGAAGATACCAAAGAAAAAGTTGACAAGTTATTCGATGGTGCAGAGAAGAAAGCCTTCATTGCACAATTAGAAAAAGTTGATAAAGCTTTGGTTGAACGTGAAGCTGCAGAAAAAGAACAAGCAGAACAACAAGCAGAGCAACCTGCTCAAACAGAACAACCGCAAGCACAAGCTGAACCAGAAGTGCCTGTTCAAGAGCAAACACCAACAACACCACAATACAGTGAAGGTTCAGAAATTTTAGGACCGAATACACCGAAAAACAGTAACAATGAACCAATTATCTCTTCACGTCAAAGTGATATTGATGATGCCAATAATCCAGCATGGAATTGGGCACCAGGTATCTATGACAAAGTAATTAACGAATCGATTAAACGTGGTTATATTGTTGAAGGTGGTTTCTATGTGGAACGTGTGCGTATTGAAAACGGTGAAGGTTATTACAACCTATATGCGACATCCAACAAATCCTCGTTACTGAAAGGTACGCCAGAATCAGCGTTACCAATGTATCTATTTACTATTAACGCGAAAACAGGTTTCTTCCGAGGTAACGGAAGTAACTAA
- a CDS encoding AzlC family ABC transporter permease, whose amino-acid sequence MIEKYQSKRGGFFLQEVKYESFVDGLKACVPTILGYVGIGFAMGVVGKGIGLSVFEVFLMSVVVYAGSAQFIMCGLLAIGAPISSIIVTVFLVNLRHFLMSLSVAPAFRKESMLGNIGIGTLLTDESYGVLTTALQNGKQPSLSWMNGLNICAYLSWIVATVFGAMLGEFIPDPELFGLDFALVAMFLGLFLFQAELPLKKRTKQTVIVLASVVISLYLFMWWTTPEIAVIVATLIGCFVGVVTHNE is encoded by the coding sequence ATGATAGAAAAATATCAATCGAAAAGAGGGGGATTCTTTTTGCAAGAAGTGAAATATGAAAGTTTTGTAGATGGTTTAAAGGCCTGCGTACCGACGATTTTGGGGTATGTCGGAATTGGCTTTGCTATGGGCGTGGTCGGTAAAGGAATAGGTTTGAGTGTCTTTGAAGTCTTTTTAATGTCCGTAGTGGTTTATGCGGGGAGTGCCCAATTTATTATGTGTGGTTTATTAGCAATTGGCGCGCCGATATCTTCTATTATTGTTACCGTCTTTTTAGTTAATCTACGCCATTTTTTAATGAGCTTATCTGTTGCGCCAGCCTTTCGGAAAGAAAGTATGTTAGGAAATATTGGCATTGGCACACTGTTAACTGATGAATCTTATGGGGTGTTAACTACAGCTCTTCAAAACGGCAAGCAACCTTCTTTAAGCTGGATGAACGGGTTGAATATCTGTGCTTATCTTTCTTGGATTGTTGCTACAGTTTTTGGAGCGATGCTGGGAGAATTTATTCCAGATCCGGAATTATTTGGCTTAGATTTTGCTTTAGTCGCAATGTTTTTAGGACTTTTTTTGTTTCAAGCAGAATTACCATTAAAAAAACGCACCAAGCAAACGGTGATTGTTTTAGCGAGTGTAGTTATTAGTTTGTATTTGTTTATGTGGTGGACGACACCTGAAATTGCAGTGATCGTCGCGACATTAATTGGTTGTTTTGTAGGGGTGGTGACACATAATGAATAG
- a CDS encoding AzlD domain-containing protein, whose product MNSFLLLLAGCFVVTWIPRILPFVFAKKLEFPEKLHLFLSYLPLCILAALLVQSLLVVPTGKAPVLKLEETLACIPTLIVGYYTKDLMKIVITGIITIAVIRFVL is encoded by the coding sequence ATGAATAGCTTTTTATTATTGCTTGCCGGTTGTTTTGTTGTGACGTGGATTCCACGTATTTTGCCATTTGTTTTTGCGAAAAAATTAGAATTTCCAGAAAAATTGCATCTATTTTTAAGTTATTTACCTTTGTGTATTTTAGCAGCGTTGTTAGTTCAAAGTTTGTTGGTTGTGCCAACTGGTAAAGCACCAGTCTTAAAACTTGAAGAAACTTTGGCGTGTATTCCCACATTAATTGTGGGCTACTATACGAAAGATTTGATGAAGATTGTGATTACAGGTATTATTACGATAGCGGTTATTCGCTTCGTTTTATGA